In the genome of Hymenobacter taeanensis, one region contains:
- a CDS encoding HU family DNA-binding protein, translating into MQLSDHIRTLLRDHDCVIIPDFGGLIAEYEPARIHPVRHTLVPPAKRVAFNQSLTRNDGLLVDALSRKLNLSTVQARQLVREAVLQMQEELETGQRTELRGVGMFRRAAGRGLEFEYTGTQNLLSASYGLPELVSRPIRATDAILARERPVAAPLLAVSRSSRVTRAFRVAAMTLVAGLALSANYMTLDMLGYLPEGWKVSKSVSLPSAGEVPVPVMARQQAALASEISAPAPRISREVPAMAPAEEKVAPVVAAVTPAAKPSVVAAPVVKKPIPVATLAGAQKAPVSKTVAQPKAKAPGWEKAAATNATTSGESTTIKSRTGRYYVIAGSYTSLTNAEKGRQALVRLGHRARVILPQAGSRQYKLSVADYADRTSADREAQAQRRRLGNSLWVLNY; encoded by the coding sequence ATGCAGCTTTCCGACCATATCCGTACCCTGCTTCGTGACCATGACTGCGTTATCATCCCCGACTTTGGCGGGCTGATTGCGGAGTATGAGCCGGCTCGGATTCATCCGGTACGCCACACGTTGGTACCTCCCGCCAAGCGCGTTGCCTTCAACCAGTCTTTGACCCGCAATGATGGGCTGCTGGTAGATGCGCTGAGCCGCAAGCTGAATTTGAGCACGGTTCAGGCCCGCCAACTGGTGCGCGAAGCGGTGCTGCAGATGCAGGAAGAGCTCGAAACCGGGCAGCGTACAGAACTCCGTGGCGTTGGCATGTTTCGCCGGGCTGCTGGCAGGGGGCTCGAGTTTGAATACACAGGTACGCAGAACCTGCTGAGCGCAAGCTATGGTTTGCCCGAGCTAGTGTCTAGGCCTATTCGGGCTACTGATGCCATCCTGGCCCGGGAGCGCCCCGTAGCGGCTCCACTGCTTGCCGTGTCACGCTCCTCGCGCGTTACGCGTGCCTTTCGGGTGGCCGCCATGACCCTGGTGGCGGGATTAGCCCTGTCAGCTAATTATATGACCCTCGACATGCTGGGCTACTTACCTGAGGGCTGGAAGGTTTCCAAATCGGTTTCCCTGCCATCGGCTGGCGAGGTACCGGTGCCGGTTATGGCGCGGCAGCAGGCCGCCCTGGCCTCCGAAATTTCGGCGCCGGCCCCGCGAATTAGTCGGGAAGTGCCCGCGATGGCGCCCGCTGAAGAAAAAGTGGCTCCGGTGGTTGCCGCAGTTACTCCTGCAGCTAAGCCAAGCGTAGTAGCCGCTCCGGTGGTTAAAAAGCCCATTCCGGTAGCTACCTTGGCTGGGGCGCAAAAGGCACCGGTTTCTAAAACAGTCGCCCAGCCTAAGGCGAAAGCTCCAGGCTGGGAGAAAGCTGCCGCCACCAATGCAACTACCAGCGGCGAAAGCACGACAATTAAAAGCCGGACGGGCCGTTACTACGTCATTGCTGGCAGCTACACGTCGCTGACCAATGCCGAGAAGGGCCGTCAGGCCCTGGTGCGCCTAGGCCACCGGGCGCGGGTAATCCTGCCCCAGGCAGGTAGCCGCCAGTACAAGCTTTCCGTGGCCGATTACGCTGACCGTACATCGGCCGACCGTGAAGCCCAGGCGCAGCGCCGTCGTTTAGGAAATTCTCTTTGGGTACTCAATTACTAG